The Danio aesculapii chromosome 8, fDanAes4.1, whole genome shotgun sequence genome window below encodes:
- the LOC130234057 gene encoding LOW QUALITY PROTEIN: zygote defective protein 12-like (The sequence of the model RefSeq protein was modified relative to this genomic sequence to represent the inferred CDS: inserted 2 bases in 1 codon; deleted 6 bases in 5 codons), with protein MEVGPENKRSPTANYEYKVEQRAIKHREISHRNNTTSCRSPTRDLDTRQMKNELHRKRQSEFFKEDLWTMAILTVISSARRRYPMETLHATQHMTHTLTQXQTPLITSQNVKLQRDGITLAKQVSTSSKNEENELKSDVWEIPSLSSVQLRGKSEKGARLFTVLLKDITQLSNNQKTLQMASIQPESGFVTVKEADVNTVDDYYLEEALQREEALKKKLSNLQKSAVTLLQPTELLWKVRCDEDVLKSKIKALEAQPAGLHSRLPQDGVKRIVLKMENRGRSMNKKALKAIYKAENEKAEAQSRSEYLQEQPIAEGALQTSQSESQHWQRLCEELRESSSQMKKRQDESTDQMLQLQGHLERSVGQEEMLRKQSESLEQERVELHSCISELQEENLTLRENLQELTGSNHEWWNSSTETHEEVSVLDQLLRTDNSPARHLRDAEHRLRAKEKECMELQADL; from the exons ATGGAAGTTGGTCCTGAAAACAAAAGGTCACCAACTGCAAATTACGAGTATAAAGTGGAGCAACGTGCCATAAAGCACAGAGAAATCAGCCATCGGAATAACACAACA TCATGTCGCAGTCCCACCAGAGATCTGGACACCAGGCAGATGAAAAATGAACTGCATCGCAAAAGACAGTCTGAGTTCTTTAAAGAAGACCTGTGGACCATGGCAATACTTACTGTTATCTCCAGTGCCAGGCGCAGATACCCAATGGAAACCCTGCATGCAACACAGCATATGACGCACACCTTAACGCA TCAGACGCCCTTGATAACAAGTCAAAATGTAAAGCTCCAGAGAGATGGCATAACCTTGGCAAAGCAG GTCTCCACATCTTCAAAGAATgaggaaaatgagctgaaatcaGATGTATGGGAAATTCCGAGCCTCAGTTCTGTTCAGCTTCGGGGGAAAAGTGAAAAAGGAGCGAGGTTA TTTACCGTTCTCCTTAAAGACATTACT CAGCTCTCAAACAACCAGAAGACATTACAGATGGCCAGCATTCAGCCTGA GTCTGGATTTGTTACTGTCAAAGAAGCG gACGTTAACACAGTTGACGACTACTACTTGGAG GAGGCCTTACAAAGAGAAGAAGCTCTTAAAAAGAAGCTTTCA AACCTCCAGAAGAGTGCCGTTACA TTACTGCAGCCTACAGAGCTCCTCTGGAAGGT CCGCTGTGATGAGGACGTGTTGAAGAGTAAGATCAAAGCTCTTGAGGCTCAACCTGCAGGTTTGCATTCAAG GCTTCCTCAGGATGGAGTGAAAAGGATAGTGCTGAAGATGGAAAACAGAGGGAGGAGTATGAACAAAAAGGCTCTGAAGGCTATTTATAAGGCC GAGAATGAGAAGGCGGAAGCTCAGAGCAGGTCGGAGTACCTCCAGGAGCAGCCAATTGCAGAG GGGGCGCTGCAGACATCACAGTCAGAGTCTCAGCACTGGCAAAGGCTGTGTGAGGAGCTGAGAGAGAGCTCCagtcagatgaagaagagacAAGATGAGAGCACTGATCAGATGCTACAGCTGCAGGGCCACTTAGAG CGTTCTGTGGGCCAGGAGGAGATGCTGAGGAAACAGAGCGAGTCTCTTGAGCAGGAGCGAGTAGAGCTTCATTCCTGCATCTCAGAGCTGCAGGAGGAAAACCTCACCCTGAGAGAAAATCTACAGGAGCTCACAG GAAGCAACCATGAGTGGTGGAACAGTAGCACAGAAACACATGAAGAAGTTTCAGTATTGGACCAGCTCCTGAGAACAGATAACAGCCCAGCAAGACATCTGAGAGATGCAGAACACAGACTCAGAGCCAAAGAAAAAGAG TGTATGGAGCTGCAGGCGGACCTATAA
- the LOC130233516 gene encoding glutathione S-transferase Mu 4-like: MVRPPALHFEEQSSGAPSCSRMAMKLAYWDIRGLAQPIRLLLEYTGTKYEEKFYTCGEAPNYDKSCWFNEKSKLGMDFPNLPYLEDGDRKIVQSNAIMRYIARKHNLCGETEEEQMRVDILENQAMDFRNGFVQLCYLDFDKNKSSYCEKLTGTLKQFSDFLGDRKWFAGDKITFVDFIMYELLDQHRMFEPACLDDYKNLRCFLDHFESLEKIAEYMKSNRFMKTPVNNKMAKWGKQEGVKPTTVLKHFNRPAIS, translated from the exons ATGGTGCGTCCTCCTGCACTTCATTTTGAAGAGCAGAGCAGCGGTGCACCCTCTTGTAGCAGAATGGCAATGAAATTGGCTTATTGGGATATACGCGGG CTTGCTCAACCAATCCGTCTGCTGTTGGAATACACCGGTACTAAATATGAGGAAAAGTTCTATACATGCGGTGAAG CTCCCAACTATGACAAAAGCTGTTGGTTTAATGAGAAAAGCAAACTTGGGATGGACTTTCCAAAT TTGCCCTATCTAGAGGATGGAGACCGAAAGATAGTCCAGAGCAATGCCATAATGAGATACATCGCTCGCAAACACAACCTCT GTGGGGAAACTGAGGAAGAACAAATGAGAGTTGACATTTTGGAAAATCAGGCGATGGACTTCCGCAATGGATTTGTCCAGCTCTGCTACTTGGACTTT GACAAAAACAAATCCAGTTATTGTGAGAAACTAACAGGAACTCTAAAGCAGTTCTCTGACTTCCTTGGGGACAGAAAGTGGTTTGCTGGGGACAAG ATCACATTTGTGGATTTCATTATGTATGAGTTGTTGGATCAGCATCGCATGTTTGAGCCGGCATGCCTGGATGACTACAAAAACCTTCGATGTTTCCTGGATCACTTTGAG AGTCTTGAGAAGATTGCAGAATACATGAAGTCAAACAGGTTCATGAAAACACCTGTGAACAACAAGATGGCCAAATGGGGGAAACAAGAAGGAGTGAAACCAacaactgttttaaaacatttcaatagACCAGCAATTAGTTAA